The Paenibacillus sp. FSL R7-0345 DNA segment AGCGGAATGACGGAGGGACCTCCGCCGTAGCCGAGTATTCCCGTTCTACACATGGCGACGGCAAGCTGCACATAATCATTATTGGCTTTTTTCACAGGACTCCTCCTAAAAGATGTATGTATAGCAGACGGACAGTGGCCAGGTAATGCATTTACTCTTTCCCGGCTGTCTCCGCTGAAAGAAATATGGTTTTGGAACATTCTATACCAGGCGGTGGCAGTCAACTACAGCAATAATCCTGTTTGGCTGAATCTTTGTGCACCGTATACAAAAATTTGTGATTTGGATTTGAGTTTGCTGTGAGCTCATTGACAGGAGAATTTGCCGTACGGTTAAATGACGGTAACTTAAAGCGAACTGTAGAGGGGGATGGCGCATGACGACACAGCCGGTGACTGGTACAAAAACAATGGTGGTCAGCCCTCATTATCTGGCGTCTGCCGCCGGAGCGGAGATCCTGCACAAGGGGGGGAATGCTTTTGATGCGGCGGTAGCGGTCAGCGCAGCGCTGGCAGTGGTTTATCCGCACATGACAGGGCTGGGCGGCGATGCTTTTTGGCTCACGTACAGCGCAGGCGAAGGGCGCGTACGGGCCTATAACGGCAGCGGACGGTCCGGCTATGGCGTCCGCCGGGAACTGTATGCCGGGGAAGCGAATATTCCCCGGCGTGGAGTACGCAGCGCCATTACGGTGCCCGGAATGGCGGACAGCTGGGCGGCGGTCCAGGGCGAATACGGCCGCCTGGCCTTCGCGGAGGTGCTGGAGCCGGCGATCAGCTGCGCCTCCGCGGGGTTTCCGCTGTCCCCGGACCAGCACGGGGGCAGCTTGCTTGCCGGAGCCGCGCTGAGCCCGGAAGCGGCGGCGGTGTACCTGCCCGGCGGGGCGGCTCCGGCCGCCGGGGCCAGGTTTGTGCAGCCGCAGCTGGCCGGGACGCTGCGTGCTCTGGCGTCGGGCGGACGCGACGCCTTCTATAAGGGGCAGATTGCGCAGGATATAAGCGATTATATGCGTATTGCGGGCGGGTATCTGACCTGGGATGATTTTGCCGATCATCACGGGGAGTGGACGGAGCCCGTCTCGACAGAGTATCACGGCTACAGCGTCTATCAGGCGCCGCCGAACTCGCAGGGCTTTGCGGCACTGATGGCGCTCAATATACTGGAGCGCTTTGATTTCAGCGGCATTGAGCAAGGATCCTATGAGTACTATCACCTGCTGGTGGAGGCGCTGAAGCTGAGCTTCCGTGACCGGGATCAGGTGCTGACCGATCCGGCATTCGCTCCGGTGCCGCTGGACCGGCTGCTGGATAAGGGATATGCGCAGCAGCTGGCAGCTTCCATCTCCATGAGCCGTGCGGCGGCGATTTGCAGCGAACCGGTCGGCCGGGATACCGCTTACGCTGCAGTGGTGGACGGTGAAGGAAATGCAGTGTCATTCATTCAAAGCCTTTATTTTGAATTCGGATCTGGGGCTGTTGCCGGGGATACGGGTATTCTGCTGCAGAACCGGGGCTCTTTCTTCTCGCTGGACCCGCTGCATATCAATAGGCTGGAACCGCACAAGCGTACTTTTCATACGCTTATGCCGGCGATGGCGTGCCGGGACGGCAAGCCTGCCTATCTGTACGGAACGCAGGGCGGGGAAGGGCAGCCGCAGACGCAGACATTGCTGCTGACTAGGATGCTGCATTACGGCATGAATCCGCTGGAGGCGGTGAGTGCCCCGAGGTTCGTATGGGGCAGAACCTGGGGAGATCCCACCCAGGAGCTGAGGGTGGAGCAGCGTGCAGGGCAGCAGGTACTTGATGCGCTGGCGGGGGCCGGACATCTGGTGCGGACGGCGGCAGCTTTTGACGGTATCATGGGCCACGCCCATGCCATTGCAATAGGTGCAGGCGGTCTCCGCAGCGGCGGCACAGATCCGCGCTGTGACGGGGCGGCGATCGGGTGGTAGCTAACAGGAAGGAAGTGGGAGAGATGATCCTTAGTAACAATTATGGCGCATTTATTGCACCGGAGCTGGAGGTAGCCGGCTTGCAGCAGGGCGAACTGAAGGGCTTACGGTTCGCGGTAAAAGATGTCTTCGCAGTGGCCGGGCACCGCTCTTCCGCCGGGAATCCTGCCTGGCTGCGCAGCCACGAACCTGCGGCGGCACATGCGGCTGCTGTTGACAAACTTCTGGCCGCGGGAGCGTCTTTGCGCGGAGCGGCTCATACGGATGAGCTGATGTACAGTCTGGGAGGCGAGAACTACCATTACGGTACGCCTGTGAATCCGCGCGGCACTGGACGGATTCCCGGCGGTTCATCCAGCGGCTCAGCGGTGGCGGTAGCCTCAGGTGCAGTCGACTTTGCACTTGGAACGGACACAGGTGGTTCGGTCCGCGTTCCTTCGGCTTATTGCGGAGTATACGGCTTTCGTCCAACACACGGGGCTGTCTCCATGGAGGGAGTTATTCCGCTGGCCCCCGGATTCGATACGGTAGGTTGGATGACGGACAGTCCAGAGCTGCTGCTGAGGGTGGGTAGAGTGCTGCTAGATGCTGGTGTAGGGAAGGATGTCATCCATCTGCCCGGATTCGGATCTGGCTCTGGTTCTGACTTAGGCCGTACTGATGCTGATGGCGGAATGACCAGGCTGTATCTCCCTGCGGACTGCTGGGCGCTTGCAGATCCGGATATTACCGTCTGTCTGAGGCAGGGGCTGAACCGGCTGCGGGCTGCAGCCGACGAGACAGTGGAGAATGTGATTTCAGCTGAAGGCCTGAAAACATGGATGGATGTGTTCAGGGAGCTGCAGGCGTCCGAGATCTGGGCGACCCATGGCGCGTGGATCGGCGAGGAGCAGCCGGTCTTCGGGCCGGATATATCGGCCCGCTTCACTTGGGCGGCAAGCCTTGCCGGGCAAGAACATAGCAGGGCAGCTGCGCTGCGGCA contains these protein-coding regions:
- the ggt gene encoding gamma-glutamyltransferase, coding for MTTQPVTGTKTMVVSPHYLASAAGAEILHKGGNAFDAAVAVSAALAVVYPHMTGLGGDAFWLTYSAGEGRVRAYNGSGRSGYGVRRELYAGEANIPRRGVRSAITVPGMADSWAAVQGEYGRLAFAEVLEPAISCASAGFPLSPDQHGGSLLAGAALSPEAAAVYLPGGAAPAAGARFVQPQLAGTLRALASGGRDAFYKGQIAQDISDYMRIAGGYLTWDDFADHHGEWTEPVSTEYHGYSVYQAPPNSQGFAALMALNILERFDFSGIEQGSYEYYHLLVEALKLSFRDRDQVLTDPAFAPVPLDRLLDKGYAQQLAASISMSRAAAICSEPVGRDTAYAAVVDGEGNAVSFIQSLYFEFGSGAVAGDTGILLQNRGSFFSLDPLHINRLEPHKRTFHTLMPAMACRDGKPAYLYGTQGGEGQPQTQTLLLTRMLHYGMNPLEAVSAPRFVWGRTWGDPTQELRVEQRAGQQVLDALAGAGHLVRTAAAFDGIMGHAHAIAIGAGGLRSGGTDPRCDGAAIGW
- a CDS encoding amidase family protein; the protein is MILSNNYGAFIAPELEVAGLQQGELKGLRFAVKDVFAVAGHRSSAGNPAWLRSHEPAAAHAAAVDKLLAAGASLRGAAHTDELMYSLGGENYHYGTPVNPRGTGRIPGGSSSGSAVAVASGAVDFALGTDTGGSVRVPSAYCGVYGFRPTHGAVSMEGVIPLAPGFDTVGWMTDSPELLLRVGRVLLDAGVGKDVIHLPGFGSGSGSDLGRTDADGGMTRLYLPADCWALADPDITVCLRQGLNRLRAAADETVENVISAEGLKTWMDVFRELQASEIWATHGAWIGEEQPVFGPDISARFTWAASLAGQEHSRAAALRQEIAGRLRQLLRDDCCLVIPTVPGPAPLLGGDLQQLERNRSGAMMLSCIAGLAGLPQITLPVEGPEGLPIGLSVIGGPGQDLRLLSWIARVWRLGE